A genomic window from Pecten maximus chromosome 4, xPecMax1.1, whole genome shotgun sequence includes:
- the LOC117325793 gene encoding uncharacterized protein LOC117325793, translating into MDGSVDMSGSDKYTASIEFSNACREFYIKRVKATENLKDQIKSKSDRVTKRIPQSHCPTSSIETSMDKLRREMASLMDQDLSLMKQLLTLNETIEDIKSRRLYGVSKESICQSDEDLGGSRDSFSDMDLYDSDEELHKQTSMKYTCLTVKDDFKRKANLSSRTKGMECLRNKATSSNGSQSSQLDMKKPQIIHGAQSSIDSGYDESDCYQTDIEVTI; encoded by the exons ATGGATGGTTCCGTGGACATGTCCGGCTCGGACAAATATACAGCATCCATAGAATTTTCTAACGCATGCAGGGAGTTTTATATCAAGCGTGTAAAAGCAACAGAGAATCTCAAAGATCAGATCAAATCCAAATCGGACCGGGTCACCAAACGTATACCACAGTCACATTGTCCGACGTCATCCATAGAGACCTCCATGGACAAACTCCGGCGAGAAATG GCTTCCCTCATGGACCAAGATTTGTCTTTGATGAAACAACTGTTGACCTTGAACGAAACGATAGAAGATATCAAATCCAGGCGACTATACGGTGTCAGTAAGGAATCTATTTGCCAAAGTGATGAGGATTTGGGAGGAAGTCGCGATTCATTCTCCGATATGGACTTATATGATTCAGACGAAGAACTTCATAAACAGACAAGTATGAAATACACATGTCTGACTGTCAAGGACGATTTCAAACGTAAAGCTAACCTCAGCAGCAGGACCAAAGGGATGGAATGTTTACGAAACAAGGCCACATCTTCTAACGGATCTCAGAGTAGCCAGCTAGATATGAAAAAACCTCAGATTATCCACGGCGCACAAAGTTCTATAGACTCGGGCTATGACGAGTCGGACTGTTACCAGACGGATATAGAGGTCacaatatag